A region of Plantactinospora sp. BC1 DNA encodes the following proteins:
- the mshB gene encoding N-acetyl-1-D-myo-inositol-2-amino-2-deoxy-alpha-D-glucopyranoside deacetylase produces MAVPAEETEPFGSADPARPARRLLLVHAHPDDEAIGTGATMAYYAAAGAGVTLVTCTLGEEGEIHVPALYGLAAAEADQLGGYRIAELAAACAALGVRDHRFLGGAGRYRDSGMMGLPTNDHPRAFWRADLDEAAGHLVEIMREVRPQVLVTYDPNGFYGHPDHIQAHRVAMRAAELAAAEGFGPDKIYWTAMPRSVLEAGLVAFADAADNPFAGTEQADELPFGTPDEEIAARIDGTDQHAAKEAAMRAHATQIPDNSWLYSIASNFGGEFMGVEYYALAVGSRGPGAGPYGWEDDLFAGLPVGDADPSGPVPAGDAPAAVAPTPPSGTPAEAGAR; encoded by the coding sequence GTGGCCGTCCCGGCCGAGGAAACCGAGCCGTTCGGTTCCGCCGATCCGGCCCGGCCGGCCCGACGGCTGCTGCTGGTGCACGCGCATCCGGACGATGAGGCGATCGGCACCGGCGCCACCATGGCGTACTACGCGGCGGCCGGCGCCGGGGTCACCCTGGTCACCTGCACCCTCGGCGAGGAGGGCGAGATCCACGTACCGGCGCTGTACGGGTTGGCCGCCGCCGAGGCGGACCAGCTCGGCGGGTACCGGATCGCGGAGCTGGCCGCCGCCTGTGCCGCGCTCGGGGTACGCGACCACCGGTTCCTCGGCGGCGCCGGGCGGTACCGCGACTCGGGGATGATGGGGCTGCCCACCAACGACCATCCGAGGGCCTTCTGGCGGGCCGATCTCGACGAGGCGGCCGGCCACCTGGTCGAGATCATGCGAGAGGTACGCCCGCAGGTGCTGGTCACCTACGACCCGAACGGCTTCTACGGGCACCCGGACCACATCCAGGCGCACCGGGTGGCGATGCGGGCGGCCGAACTCGCCGCCGCCGAGGGTTTCGGGCCCGACAAGATCTACTGGACGGCGATGCCGAGGAGCGTGCTGGAGGCGGGTCTGGTGGCCTTCGCCGATGCCGCCGACAACCCGTTCGCCGGCACCGAGCAGGCCGACGAGCTCCCGTTCGGTACCCCGGACGAGGAGATCGCGGCCCGGATCGACGGCACCGACCAGCACGCCGCCAAGGAGGCGGCGATGCGGGCGCACGCGACGCAGATTCCGGACAACTCCTGGCTCTACTCGATCGCCAGCAACTTCGGCGGCGAGTTCATGGGGGTGGAGTACTACGCCCTGGCCGTCGGCTCCCGGGGTCCGGGCGCCGGCCCGTACGGCTGGGAGGACGACCTCTTCGCCGGGCTGCCGGTGGGGGACGCCGACCCGTCCGGGCCGGTACCGGCCGGTGACGCCCCGGCCGCCGTGGCCCCGACGCCTCCGTCCGGTACGCCGGCGGAGGCGGGCGCGCGGTGA